DNA from Gephyromycinifex aptenodytis:
CCTCAGCGATGTCCTGGCGGGGCGAGCTCATGCCCTCCCGTACGGCCTAACCCCGAACAACCTGAGCACATTTGGCCACATCGAAGCTGCTCGCCGCCAGAACGGGGTTGCGGGCGCCGATGCGCTCAGGCGCGGGTGAACACCTCCTTCTCGTTCCAGCTCCCCCGCCCGGCCAGCACCGGCACGAGCGCGGGGCCGTGCCCGAGGGCCACGCCGATCCGGGCCGCGAGCGCCACCGTGTCGGCGACCACCTCTGGATGCGGCGCGAATTCGATCCCGGCCGCAGCAGCGATGTCGTAGCCGTGCACGATGAGTTCGAAGGTGCGGGTGGGGATGTACTGCGAGAGCAGCATCCCGCCGGCCAGGGTAGAAACGACTGGATCGGCGCCGACCGGTACCCGGTCCAGGACCCCGCGCACCTGGCGGGCCAACCCGCTGAACGCACCGGCGACGTCAGCACCCAGCGCGGCACCTGCCTCTACTCCGCGTTGGGCGATCTTGTCGTCGGCACCCGGGGAGTCGGCGACCCAGATGTAGTAGCCAAGCGCGTCCGTACATGTCACGGAGGTGGCAGGCATCTTCAGGTAGGTGATGACGGTGCTCATGGCGCGGCTGGTGTGCCCGATCAGGCCGCGCAGGTCCCACGACCCCAGGCCTGGGCCGTCGAGTTGGTCAGGCCGCACCCGCGCGACGAGTTCCGCTACGGCATCGGCGGTGTCGAGAAATCCGCGTCGTGAGTCCATGCGCTTGAGCATGATGTAGATCACACTCTCAGGCAAGGTCCGAACACTGCGCGAGATACACGCCGGAGAGCGTCACCCCGGCATCTCTGCGGCGACGCCAAGGTCGTCAGGGAGAACCGAGTCGGTGGGGTAATCGCCTAGCTTGCGCTTCCCTCGCCACAGACCGGTCCGCACGAAGACAGCTGCTTAGCCGGGACCCCCCACCTCATGATGAGGCGAGGGGGGCTGCCGGCTGACTCCCGTTGTGGCAGCGGGTCGCTGCCACAACGGGAGAGGATCACACTCTCAGCCCACGTAGATCTGGGCGAGGTTCTTGCGCGAACCCCACGGGGCGTTGACGGAGGCCTTGGAGTGCAGCACCCAGGTCATGTGGATCTTGGTGCCGCGAGCCTTGGCCCCGTTGTTGCCCTTCTTCAGGACGACGGTTTTGGTGACCTTGCCGTTCACGAGGGTTTGGCGCGCGATGACCCAGGTCGAGTCCTTCCACTGCTCTCGGTCTTCCCGGTAGTGCAGGCGGCGGTCCTTCTTGTACGCCAAGACCCGACGTTTCTCGGCGGCGGAGGTCACCCGGTAGGTGTCGATCTGGACCAGGCGAGTCGTTACCTTGGCCCCAGGCTTGACGGGGCCGGGGCTCGGGGTCGAAGTGGCGGGCCGGGTCGGTGTAGGCGTCGGAGCTGGTGTAACCGGCGACGTGGGCGTCGGCGTGGGTGTAGGAGCCGGCGCTGTCGGTGTCGGAGCCGGAGTGGCCGGCGCGGTCGGTGTCGGCGTAGGCACCGGCGCCGGCGTGGTCGGCGTAGGCGTGGGCACCGGAGTTGCCGGCGAGGTCGGTGTGGGCGCCGGAACCGGTGTGGTGGGAGTAGGCGTCGGCGTTGGCGTAGTGGGCGTCGGCGTCGGCGTCGGCGCGTTTTCCTTCTTGTTGACCAGGGTTAGTACCGTACTGCCGCCGTTCTCGTCGGTGCGCGTGTTGGCGACATCCCAGCTTCCTGCCGTCAACTCCCACCCGAGACCCATGTCGTTGTCCGGCACGACCCAACCGTTACCGGTCTGGCAGACGGCGGCTTTGGAGGTGTCCTGCACGTACCCCTTGGGCGCCTGAGACTCCCAGATGCGGATGCAGTGAGCGATGGGTCCGGGGGTTGTGGCGCTCATCAGGGGGACGTCCGTTGCGAACCGATCCGTGAAGCCCTGCAGCGCCACATCACTGGCCATCCAGCCGTATTCGGCCAGGGACTGGCATGACCATCCGAGGCTCTGCTTGGACCGAGTGCACGACTCGCCATCGAACTGCGCACCTGTGGCCATGGTGCCCCGGATCAGGTTGCCACCTTCGTCCACCTTGCGGAACTGCATACGGTAGGTGTCCCACTTGTTCGGTTCGGGTGTAGGCGTCGGAGTGGGCGTGGGCTCGGGTGTTTCGCACTTCTCGTCGGTGAACGTGAAGGTGTATTCCTGCTCGCCGTATTGGTTCTCGTGCGGATCCGGGGTGACGCTCTTGGAGCCTCCGCCCTGGTAGTAGTTGTACGAGACGGTCACGGTCCCGGATCCCGGGTAGGTGCCCGCCTCGATCGGGTCATCACCCTGGTACCACGTACCGCCCGCGTGCGGAGTGGGCAGTGTGAAGGTGTCGTTCTCGGTCCCGCACTGATCGTCGAATGTCGGGACCGGCGCGGATGAGGGCGAGCGGGTTGCGACCCCCGCGGAGGACAGCGCTACCGCCTGGGCAGAGGTGGCGCCGGAAGCGAGCAAAGTGAACGCTGCGGCTGTTGCCAAGGTGCGGATCATGATGGGTGACTCCCGTTGCTAAGACTGACTGATGGTGGGTTGTGCAAGGCGTCCGAGTGGGGCCGTCTCCGTGGGTTTTTTGAGCTCAGCAGCCTGACGTGCCGCTTGCCCGGGGGTACGACCTGTGCCACTCGGGAGGCGTTGCCGCCTTCGCCAATACCGTTGGGTACCCCCACAGCACGCCTAGCCCCGGTTCGGAGGTCCGCCTCGAGCGCCCGGTAGGCCCCGCAGACGGCCCCCACGGCCACGAACGGGTCAAGCACCGAGAGCGCTACGGCTGAAACGGACTTCACGAACGGAGCCTCATCGACGCTGAGCCGGAAGCACAACGGTTGAGGTTGCGGTAGGCCATCCACGTGGCACTTCGTCGTGGTGTCCGAAGTGCTCGACGCAAATGGCGTCGAGTGCGTCGTCATCGAAGGCGCAGCCCACGCTTGCGCCATCGGCGTCGGACGCCGTCAGATGTTCAGACCTTCCTGCACGGCGCCGGATTTGATGGTGTGGTATCGCACATAACGTTGTCCCCTGGTCTTGGTGGTTCCCCCAACTAACGAACTAATAAGTCCCCCTAAGGCGGTCGCAGCGCAAGCAGTCATGTACACATCCCGCCTCGCGAAGAGTTTCAGCGCGCATCGGCTGGCATTTCCGCACGCCTAACTGACGGGGGTGACGCTTCTTACGTCTGTCGTGCCAAGCCCATGTCCGCTACCGGTGCGCTGAGGACCTGCGCGAGCCCAGACGACCAGCGCCACGATGCAGTGACCTTTTGGTGGAGGAGACCAAGGTGACCCGCCGAGGGAGGGCACCGAAGTGATCACCAGCACCGCAACGACGGCGCAGCAACCCCCGCGCCCTGGAACGCCAACAGCGTCCCGGTCCGGATTCGGAGCGGGACGCTGTTGAGGTTGCTTGGTTGTTTGGTTGTTCGCCCGTAGCGGAGCTGGAGAAGGGACTCGAACCCTCAACCACCTGTTTACAAGACAGGTGCGCTACCGATTGCGCCACTCCAGCGGCGCGAGCGTGCTTGCGGCACCCTCGCATCGGTAATTGTAACCGGGGCGAGCGCCGTCGCCGACGCGCCCGGACAGGCCGAAGGCCCGGCTCCATTGAAGGAACCGGGCCGTCGGGACGTTTGAGGTGTCAGCCTCAGCGGATGATCCGAAGTGCGCCGCGGTAGGTGCTACCGAGGAGCTGACGCTTACCCGAAGGCGTGAAGCCCAGGGCGCGCTCGGTCTTGCGCACGGTCTCCGGGCCGACGATGCCGTCGACGCGGGCGCCGACCTTGCGCTGCAGCTTCTTCACGCTGCTCACGGACAAGCCGGAGTTGCGGTACCGGTTGGAGTGCGACTTCGACACGGCCTTGCGGGCATGCCCACGCGAAGCGGCAGCGCCGCCACCGGACGAGAGACCGTTGGAACGGTTCAGGCCAGCCTTACGCGAGCACACGGGCCATGCGCCCGGGCCCTGCATGCGAAGCAGGTTCTGCGCGGCAGCGATCTGCTGGGCGCGGCTCGCGCGGTGCGGAAGGCTCGCGTAACGGGTTCCCCCCGCTGCACGCCAGCTGCTGGCGGAGAACTGCAAGCCGCCGTAGTAGCCGTTGCCGGTCGCGATACCCCAGTTGCCGCCGCTTTCGCAGGCGGCGACGCGGTCCCACACGTTGCTCGAGGCAGCCTCAGCAGACATGGGTGCGGTGGCAAGCCCACCGATGATGGTCGCCCCACCGAGAATGGCGGCGCCGAGCGTACGGCTCCCCTTACGGCTCGTCTGGGCAGCGCGGTGCTTGGCGGTGTAGTGCATAGGGATAGTAATCCTCTCCTGACGGCGCCTGTGGGGTTAGCTGTCGGGTTCGGGCGTCAGGTGCCCGGTCACTGATAGTGACTTCACCCCAAGGCCGTCTCGCGACGACCGTGACGAGGCTTACGCCTCGTCGCTGGGTCCCCCACCTTCGTCTGCCCGGTGTACCGGCGTGGTGCCCCCCGACGAAGTTGGGCGCTGAGGCACGCATGTGATGGATGGTTGTGCAGTTGTATGTCAGGCCCCCAAGGACAGGCCCCTGTGCGGTTTCCTGCCGGCCGAACGCACTGGACTCTAGGGCAGCGCGCCGGGTAGGGCAAAGGATCAGTCACGTTTCGACAACGAACAGGTCACGCTCTGGTGGCCGGTATCTCGATATCCGCCCACGTCAGAGATCCCGGGCCCGGAAACACACCGCAGATACTGGTGTGACCAAGGACACATATTGAACGTCCGGATCTCATTTTTGCGATGTCTGGGAGGGCGCGTCGGCGCAGGTAGGCCCATCAGAAGCGGAAATCGACGCTCGGGAGCAATTCACCCCACGAGTAGCCTTCTGAGACAGGCCAAAGCGTGGGGAGGTAGCCGCTGGACTGTGTTATGAGACCCATAACTGCTGCGCCGAGTAACGCCAGGCCCACGATCACCGCCACGCCGTACCTTCCCGGCGTCAACGCGCGCGCCATGCTGCGGGAGCCACGTCGCAGTGCACCACCGCCCGGACCCCACCAGGCGACGACCAGCGCCGCGGCCGCGGCCGCCAAGAACGCACCGGCATGCCTCACCGACCCACCCGCGGCACCGGCCAACACGGTGGCCACACCGTAATAGGCCGAGACCGCAACCAGTGACGGCAGCAGGGCCGCGAAGGCTGCATGGAACACCGCCCCGAGAACGAAGAACGGCGACAACGCGGCCACGCTGGCCACATCGCGACGGCGCGGCCCCCGCTCCATCCGCCGCGTCCACAGGCTGTCGCTACATCGCTTGGTGAAACGGGCCGCCACCGACCAGGTCAGGGCCAGCACAGCGACCAGCGCCGGGGCGATAGCCGCGCCGACCACGAACAACAGCCCGATAGCGGCCAGCGTGCCGGAGCGTGCCGGCGGGTACGCCGGGGGCGCAACGGCCGGTGGCGGGCTGGGCGCCGCAGCGGCATAGGGCAGGGGACCCTGCGGCGAGCCGGGGTGGGCGGGCGCGCCCGGCGCCGAACCGGGATAGACGTTCGCCGGCGGATAGCCGCCCGCGGCGGAGCTGTACCCGCTTTCTGGAGCCCGCGGCGCGGTGAATCCGGCATATCGCGGCGCGCTCTGGGTAGGCGCGGGCGCCGCCACCGGCATCGAGCGGGTGGCGATGAGCGGGTGCACCATTGTCGCCGGGCCGGGGTCGCTCACGGTGCTCGGCTGGCCTCCGGTGCCGTTCTTCGAGGGTGGCGGCACTTGCGTGCCAGGACGTTGGCTGCGGCGCACGACCGGAATCCGCGCGGTGACTGCGGCCAACACTCCCGAGGGGCGCTGCGGCACAACCTGTGTTGTTGCCCCCGCTGTGGCGGTCGCCCCGCTGGCGGATGTCTCGGCCGCGGCCGCAGTCGCGGCGAGCCTGCTGAGAGCAGCTTCGATCTGAGCGGCGGTAGGCCGGGCGCCCGGTGTGGGGTCCAGCGCCTGCAGCAACAGTTCAGCCATGTCTGTATCGACACCGCCGAGGTCGACTTGGCCGCGCCGCACCCGGTCCAGAACGGCCTCGGTGGGTCCTCGACCGAAGGGCGCCCGGCCGGTGGCCATGAACGCCAGCGTGGCGCCGAAGCCCCACCAGTCTGTCGCGGTGGTGGCGGAGCCCCCGTCGAGCAGTTCCGGCGCGATATAGCCCGGGGTTCCCATCACGAAGCCGGTGGAAGTCAGGCGCACCTCATCTCCGGCGTGCGCGATGCCGAAGTCGATCACGACCGGTCGCCCCTCGGGCATCAGGACGTTGCCCGGTTTCAGGTCGCGGTGCACCACACCGACGGCGTGGATCGCGTTCAGCGCCTGCAACAGGTCGACTGCCGCACCGCGCAATGCGGGGCCGCGCAGCGGGCCGTGACGCTCGATCCAGACGTCCAGCGGCGGTCCTGGCACCAGCCGAGTGACCAGGTAGGGCCGCGGACCCTGGACATCAGCACCGATGAAGGGAGCCACCCGCGGATGATCGACCCGCTTGAGAGCGTTGACCTCGCGTTCGAGGCGCGCGCGAGCCTGCGGATCGTGGGCGATGTGCTCGCGCAGCACCTTCACCGCGAACCCGCGACCACGCTCGTCGAGGCCGCAATAGACGACTCCCATCCCGCCCTCGCCGAGCTTCTCGACCAGACGGTAGGGCCCGAGCCGGCCCATGGGCGGGCCCGTTTCGATCGGACTGGTCGTCACGATTCCCGCCCCTTCCCGGCTGTGGGTTTCCACGTCTCATCTGCACTGTAAGCGCGACATCCGAGCGATTCCTGAACCTCGCCTGGACGCCTCGCCTGCCCGCCGCGCGTCGGGTGTGCGCGGGGCCGTCCTAGGATGAGTACAAACCTGGGGCATTGACGCCCGATCGTCATGTAGGAGATGAAGGCACATGTCAGAGGCCGACGAGACGTTCGATTTCGTCATCGCCGCAAACCGACTCCCCGTCGACCGAACCGAAGGACCCGACGGGCAGATCGAATGGAAGCGCAGCCCCGGCGGCCTGGTCACCGCGATGGATTCTGTGATGCGGGGACGAGACGGTGCCTGGGTCGGCTGGACCGGCGAAGCAGGTGAAGCGGGTGAACCCTTCGACGACTCGGGGATGCACCTGCACCCGGTGGGATTGTCGGCCGAGGAGATCCGCGACTACTACGAGGGCTTCTCCAACGACACGCTGTGGCCCATTTATCACGACGTGATCGTGCCGGCTACGTTTCACCGCCGCTGGTGGGTTGCCTACGAGCGGGTCAACCAGCGTTTCGCCGAAGAACTGGCCAAAGTAGCCGCCCAGGGCGCCATCGTGTGGGTGCACGACTACCAGTTGCAGCTGGTGCCGGCGTTGCTGCGCGAATTACGACCCGACGTGCGAATCGGTTGGTTCAACCACATCCCATTCCCCCCGGTGGAGCTGTTCGCGCAGCTACCCTGGCGCGACCGCATCATCGAAGGCCTCACCGGCGCCGACTATCTGGGCTTCCAGCGTGAGGACGACGCCTGGAACTTCTTGCGGGCCGCACGCCAGCTCACCGGGCTGAAAACGAAGAACGACACCGTCATCGTGGACGGACCCTCGGGGCGTCGCGTGGTGCGTGCCAGCGGGCTGCCGATCTCGGTCGACTTCGAGAACCTCGACGCCCTGGCTCGCAGCCCGCAAGTGCAGGAGCGGGCCCGGGAGATCCGCGAATCGCTGGGCGACCCGCGGGTGCTCATGCTGGGGGTGGACCGCCTCGACTACACCAAGGGCATCCGCCACCGGCTCAAGGCGTACGGCGAACTGTTGGCCCAGGGCGACATCGCCCCGCCAGATGTTGCGCTCATCCAGGTAGCGGTGCCCAGCCGCGAGCGCGTGGAGGCCTACAAGCACCTCAAGGAAGAGATCGAAGGGACCGTCGGGCAGATCAACGGTGACTATTCGACCGTCGGCGCCTCGGCGGTGCAGTACCTGCACCAGTCCTTCGACCGGGCTGAGATGGCGGCCATGTATCAAGCGGCCGATGTCATGCTCGTCACGCCGCTGCGCGATGGGATGAACCTCGTCGCCAAGGAGTACGTCACCTGCCGCCACGACGAGCGCGGCGCCCTGGTGCTCTCGGAGTTCACGGGCGCAGCGCAGGAGTTGAGCGAGTCCTACCTGCACAACCCGCACGACATCCAAGGACTCAAGCGCACCATCATCCGCGCCATCCAGGATTCCGAGGAGGAGAAGGGGCGCCGCATGACGGCGCTGCGCAAGGTCGTTCGGGAACACGACGTGCAGTCCTGGGCCGCGCGCTTCCTCGCCTCTTTGGAGGCAGCACCGGCTCGACCCGACGACGACGACTGAACAGCAACCAGCCCGAGTGCTCAGGGCGGGCCAACCCGCCCTGAGCTTCGGCCATGACGCACCGAGCCCCACACCGCATCGAGATCCTCTGGAGGCCCCTGTGCTGTCCGACGACCTGACCCGCGCCCTCACCCGACTCGCCGAACGTCCCCGCGTCATCTTGGCCTCAGATTTCGACGGAACGCTGGCGCCCTTCGTGCTCGACCCGATGAGCGCCCGCCCCATCGAGGGCGCCATGGACGCCCTGCACGATGCGACGCAGCTTCCGGGGCTGTGCGTCGCCCTTGTCTCCGGCCGCGACGTCGAGACCCTACGGACGCTCTCCGGCGTCGCCGAGCAGGGACCGATCATCCTGATCGGGAGTCATGGTGCCCAGAGCAGCCGGGCAGATCTGGCCCCCGCGGCATTGTTGGATGAGGATCGCCGCAGCCTGCTCGCCGAACTCAACCAGTCCTTGCAGGAGGTTCAGCAAGCCCATCCCCAGGCACGCATCGAGAACAAGCCGGCAGCGGTGGCGTTGCACACCCGCGGGCTGCCCGAGGACGCTGCAGCGGCGGCGTTGGCCGATGCTGAGGCAGTCGCCGACCGGCCGGGCGTGCATCTGATGCGCGGCAAGAGCGTTGTAGAGCTCGGCGTGGTGGACACCAGCAAAGGCTTGGCGCTGACCCGGTTGGCGCAATGCGAGGACGCCCCGGTGTTGTACTTCGGCGATGACGTGACCGATGAGCGCGCCTTCGAGATGCTCCCCTCCGGCGACGGACACGTCACCGTCAAAGTGGGCTCGGGGGATAGCGCCGCCGAGTACCGGGTCGAGCAGGTACAGGATGTGCTGGCCTGCCTACGCCTGTTCGTCGCCGCCCGCGCCAGCCGCTGCCAACGCTGAGGGCTACCGGCGCCTGTGGTGGGTCGCAGGCCGAGCGAGGCTGTTTCCCGAATGCCGATCCGGCCGTGATTTTCTGTGCCGCACCCTCCTGGACGCTCTTTTCACACCGCCGTTGCGTGCTTATCCATGCTCGCACCCACTACCTGTCTTGGTCGTGGGTCGGGCTGCTGTCAGGACGCCCGGAGCCAGTTGGGCAGCGGCGGCGTGAGAATGCCAGCAATCATGTGCCGCTCTGGGCAGAAAGCCAGCCTCAACAGGCCTAAGGCTGCACCCGTGTGGGCCGCGGTAGTGCATGATGAGGTGCTGGGTCACCGCTCCGGTGACGCAGCAGCGCTACGGCGCACAACCTTTACAACGGATCGTCCGGCACGTTCCTGCCGGTGAAGGAAGGACAACGACGTCTTATGGCTACAGTCAGATTTGAAAATGCCACCCGGATCTATCCGGGTAATGACAGCCCCTCCGTGGACTCGCTGAACATCGAGATCGAGGACGGCGAGTTTCTCGTCCTCGTCGGACCCTCGGGTTGCGGGAAATCCACCAGTCTGCGGATGCTTGCCGGCCTTGAAGAGGTGAACGGCGGCCGCATCTACATCGACAACAAAGACGTCACTGATCTGTCGCCGAAAGACCGCGACGTGGCGATGGTCTTCCAGAACTATGCGCTCTACCCGCACATGAGCGTCGCCGACAACATGGGCTTCGCCCTGAAGATCGCCGGCGTGGACAAGGCCGAGATCCGGCGTCGGGTCGAAGAAGCCGCCAAGATTCTCGACCTCGAGCCGTTTCTGGAGCGCAAGCCCAAGGCACTCTCCGGCGGCCAGCGGCAGCGGGTGGCCATGGGACGGGCTATCGTGCGCGAACCCAAGGTCTTCCTGATGGACGAACCGCTGAGCAACCTGGATGCCAAGCTGCGCGTGCAGACCCGCACCCAGATCGCTTCGTTGCAACGCCGGCTCGGGATCACGACCGTCTACGTCACCCACGACCAGGTCGAGGCGATGACCATGGGTGACCGGGTGGCCGTGCTCAAGGATGGCGTGCTGCAGCAGTGCGATTCCCCGCGCCGGATGTATGACCACCCGAACAATGTCTTCATCGCCGGCTTCATCGGCTCCCCCGCGATGAACCTTTTCGATGTCGCCGCGACCGAGGGTGGAGTGAAGTTCGGCAACACTGTGCACCCGGTTCCGCGTGAGGTGTTGGCGGGCACGGGTGAGACCGTCACCCTCGGTGTGCGTCCGGAGGACATCGACATCTCCATGAGCGGGGAAGGCCTCCCGGTGGAAGTCGATGTCGTGGAGGAGCTGGGTGCCGACGCCTACGTGTACGGCCGTTACCAGGGATCACCCACGGACTCCGCGCCGATCATCGCCCGCGTCGACGGCCGCACCCCGCCCAACAAGGGTGAAACGGTCTACTTGCTGCCCAAGAGCCAGCACGTGCACCTGTTCGATCACGACACCGGCCTCCGGCTAGGGGACTGAGATCCACCGGACAACGGACGGTTCGCGACCA
Protein-coding regions in this window:
- a CDS encoding maleylpyruvate isomerase family mycothiol-dependent enzyme, which gives rise to MDSRRGFLDTADAVAELVARVRPDQLDGPGLGSWDLRGLIGHTSRAMSTVITYLKMPATSVTCTDALGYYIWVADSPGADDKIAQRGVEAGAALGADVAGAFSGLARQVRGVLDRVPVGADPVVSTLAGGMLLSQYIPTRTFELIVHGYDIAAAAGIEFAPHPEVVADTVALAARIGVALGHGPALVPVLAGRGSWNEKEVFTRA
- a CDS encoding transglycosylase family protein gives rise to the protein MHYTAKHRAAQTSRKGSRTLGAAILGGATIIGGLATAPMSAEAASSNVWDRVAACESGGNWGIATGNGYYGGLQFSASSWRAAGGTRYASLPHRASRAQQIAAAQNLLRMQGPGAWPVCSRKAGLNRSNGLSSGGGAAASRGHARKAVSKSHSNRYRNSGLSVSSVKKLQRKVGARVDGIVGPETVRKTERALGFTPSGKRQLLGSTYRGALRIIR
- a CDS encoding serine/threonine-protein kinase, translated to MTTSPIETGPPMGRLGPYRLVEKLGEGGMGVVYCGLDERGRGFAVKVLREHIAHDPQARARLEREVNALKRVDHPRVAPFIGADVQGPRPYLVTRLVPGPPLDVWIERHGPLRGPALRGAAVDLLQALNAIHAVGVVHRDLKPGNVLMPEGRPVVIDFGIAHAGDEVRLTSTGFVMGTPGYIAPELLDGGSATTATDWWGFGATLAFMATGRAPFGRGPTEAVLDRVRRGQVDLGGVDTDMAELLLQALDPTPGARPTAAQIEAALSRLAATAAAAETSASGATATAGATTQVVPQRPSGVLAAVTARIPVVRRSQRPGTQVPPPSKNGTGGQPSTVSDPGPATMVHPLIATRSMPVAAPAPTQSAPRYAGFTAPRAPESGYSSAAGGYPPANVYPGSAPGAPAHPGSPQGPLPYAAAAPSPPPAVAPPAYPPARSGTLAAIGLLFVVGAAIAPALVAVLALTWSVAARFTKRCSDSLWTRRMERGPRRRDVASVAALSPFFVLGAVFHAAFAALLPSLVAVSAYYGVATVLAGAAGGSVRHAGAFLAAAAAALVVAWWGPGGGALRRGSRSMARALTPGRYGVAVIVGLALLGAAVMGLITQSSGYLPTLWPVSEGYSWGELLPSVDFRF
- a CDS encoding alpha,alpha-trehalose-phosphate synthase (UDP-forming); this encodes MSEADETFDFVIAANRLPVDRTEGPDGQIEWKRSPGGLVTAMDSVMRGRDGAWVGWTGEAGEAGEPFDDSGMHLHPVGLSAEEIRDYYEGFSNDTLWPIYHDVIVPATFHRRWWVAYERVNQRFAEELAKVAAQGAIVWVHDYQLQLVPALLRELRPDVRIGWFNHIPFPPVELFAQLPWRDRIIEGLTGADYLGFQREDDAWNFLRAARQLTGLKTKNDTVIVDGPSGRRVVRASGLPISVDFENLDALARSPQVQERAREIRESLGDPRVLMLGVDRLDYTKGIRHRLKAYGELLAQGDIAPPDVALIQVAVPSRERVEAYKHLKEEIEGTVGQINGDYSTVGASAVQYLHQSFDRAEMAAMYQAADVMLVTPLRDGMNLVAKEYVTCRHDERGALVLSEFTGAAQELSESYLHNPHDIQGLKRTIIRAIQDSEEEKGRRMTALRKVVREHDVQSWAARFLASLEAAPARPDDDD
- the otsB gene encoding trehalose-phosphatase, producing the protein MLSDDLTRALTRLAERPRVILASDFDGTLAPFVLDPMSARPIEGAMDALHDATQLPGLCVALVSGRDVETLRTLSGVAEQGPIILIGSHGAQSSRADLAPAALLDEDRRSLLAELNQSLQEVQQAHPQARIENKPAAVALHTRGLPEDAAAAALADAEAVADRPGVHLMRGKSVVELGVVDTSKGLALTRLAQCEDAPVLYFGDDVTDERAFEMLPSGDGHVTVKVGSGDSAAEYRVEQVQDVLACLRLFVAARASRCQR
- a CDS encoding ABC transporter ATP-binding protein; protein product: MATVRFENATRIYPGNDSPSVDSLNIEIEDGEFLVLVGPSGCGKSTSLRMLAGLEEVNGGRIYIDNKDVTDLSPKDRDVAMVFQNYALYPHMSVADNMGFALKIAGVDKAEIRRRVEEAAKILDLEPFLERKPKALSGGQRQRVAMGRAIVREPKVFLMDEPLSNLDAKLRVQTRTQIASLQRRLGITTVYVTHDQVEAMTMGDRVAVLKDGVLQQCDSPRRMYDHPNNVFIAGFIGSPAMNLFDVAATEGGVKFGNTVHPVPREVLAGTGETVTLGVRPEDIDISMSGEGLPVEVDVVEELGADAYVYGRYQGSPTDSAPIIARVDGRTPPNKGETVYLLPKSQHVHLFDHDTGLRLGD